In the Oceanithermus desulfurans genome, one interval contains:
- a CDS encoding rhodanese-like domain-containing protein, with translation METIGVERYHELLREGALPVDVRAEPLFKARPTPGAVNVPWARIQEGDHDLPKDRPLVLLCEVGQMSRVAALYLEADGYGPVYVLEGGLRALDGGGA, from the coding sequence GTGGAAACGATCGGCGTGGAGCGGTACCACGAGCTTCTCCGCGAGGGCGCGCTGCCGGTGGACGTGCGGGCCGAGCCCCTCTTCAAGGCCCGGCCCACGCCGGGCGCGGTCAACGTTCCCTGGGCGCGCATCCAGGAGGGCGACCACGACTTACCCAAAGACCGGCCCCTGGTGCTGCTGTGCGAGGTAGGGCAGATGAGCCGGGTGGCGGCGCTCTACCTCGAGGCCGACGGCTACGGCCCCGTCTACGTCCTCGAAGGGGGGCTGCGCGCACTCGACGGGGGCGGCGCGTGA
- a CDS encoding YihY/virulence factor BrkB family protein, whose product MRTAGLRRFAARLVRVYGQAHVPFFAASLAYYALFSLLPLLLLIVGVFGLMLESRPDLEQAFMLQIEHLAQNLFPTSASVGETVTQALRKGAASATLTSVLVLGWTASNFFAALSYALSLIFGGRGPGWRGRLLGLVAPLLLGLALLLFSLASLAVTMVLPYLPDGPWRGFVMGSLPWLATLLAFFVIYRFLPYPPPDSLHALGAAFLASSAWTGLSRLLPGLISRTRYESIYGPLAGFLLALFGFYLAMWILLGGAAVLRAFFPDDAETL is encoded by the coding sequence GTGCGCACCGCGGGACTGCGCCGCTTCGCCGCGCGCCTGGTGCGCGTCTACGGGCAGGCGCACGTCCCCTTCTTCGCGGCCTCGCTGGCCTACTACGCGCTGTTCAGCCTGCTGCCGCTGCTGCTGCTCATCGTCGGCGTCTTCGGCCTGATGCTGGAAAGCCGGCCCGACCTGGAGCAGGCCTTCATGCTGCAGATCGAGCACCTGGCCCAGAACCTCTTCCCCACCTCCGCCTCGGTGGGCGAGACCGTCACCCAGGCCCTGCGCAAGGGCGCGGCCAGCGCCACCCTGACCTCGGTGCTCGTCCTCGGCTGGACCGCGAGCAACTTCTTCGCCGCCCTCTCCTACGCGCTCTCGCTGATCTTCGGGGGGCGCGGTCCCGGCTGGCGCGGTCGGCTGCTGGGGCTGGTGGCGCCGCTCTTGCTGGGGCTCGCGCTGCTGCTCTTCAGCCTCGCCAGCCTGGCGGTGACGATGGTGCTCCCCTACCTTCCCGACGGCCCCTGGCGCGGCTTCGTCATGGGTTCGCTGCCGTGGCTGGCCACGCTGCTGGCCTTCTTCGTGATCTACCGCTTCCTTCCCTACCCGCCGCCGGACTCGCTCCACGCCCTGGGCGCCGCCTTCCTGGCCTCGAGCGCTTGGACCGGGCTCTCGCGGCTGCTGCCGGGGCTGATCTCCCGCACCCGTTACGAGTCGATCTACGGCCCGCTGGCCGGCTTCCTGCTGGCCCTCTTCGGCTTCTACCTGGCGATGTGGATCCTGCTCGGCGGCGCCGCGGTGCTACGCGCGTTTTTCCCAGATGATGCGGAGACCCTTTAG
- the proB gene encoding glutamate 5-kinase — protein MKRAELLARARRIVVKVGSAVIAGERGLDPDRLADLGRGLATLAHGRGVLLVSSGAIAAAAPRLAQKPETLAELQAAAAVGQPELMRAWQEALAAHGLGTAQVLLTAEDLTDRRRYLNARATLERLLGWGVVPVINENDTVMTEEIQFGDNDQLAARVAGLLGADALLVLSEAEALFERDPRLDPEARPVRELNAVTPEVLAMASDRPGSAGRGGMKSKLLAAKMALDAGVPLWLLPGRRRGVLEEALAGAEIGTLFRARERRFGGERLWLAQLSRHEGTLVVDAGAAKALRERGRSLLTVGVREVHGRFAAGSPVRVLDPEGRLVGVGLCNFDHQDLRRAAGRPSRELAALLGRDAPEEAIHRDHFVLLEDR, from the coding sequence GTGAAACGCGCCGAGTTGCTCGCCCGCGCCCGCCGCATCGTCGTCAAGGTGGGCAGCGCCGTCATCGCCGGCGAACGGGGGCTCGACCCCGATCGCCTCGCCGATCTGGGGCGCGGCCTGGCGACCCTCGCCCACGGTCGCGGGGTGCTGCTGGTCTCGAGCGGCGCCATCGCCGCGGCCGCCCCCCGCCTCGCCCAGAAGCCGGAGACGCTGGCCGAGCTGCAGGCGGCGGCGGCGGTGGGCCAGCCCGAACTAATGCGCGCCTGGCAGGAGGCCCTGGCCGCCCACGGCCTCGGCACCGCCCAGGTCCTCCTGACCGCGGAGGACCTGACCGACCGCCGCCGCTACCTCAACGCCCGCGCCACCCTGGAACGGCTGCTGGGCTGGGGCGTGGTGCCGGTGATCAACGAGAACGACACCGTGATGACCGAGGAGATCCAGTTCGGCGACAACGACCAGCTGGCGGCCCGGGTGGCCGGGCTGCTGGGGGCGGATGCGCTGCTCGTGCTTTCGGAGGCCGAGGCGCTCTTCGAACGCGACCCGCGCCTCGACCCCGAGGCCCGTCCGGTGCGCGAGCTCAACGCCGTCACCCCCGAGGTGCTGGCCATGGCCTCGGACCGCCCCGGCAGCGCCGGGCGCGGCGGCATGAAAAGCAAGCTGCTGGCGGCGAAGATGGCGCTCGACGCCGGCGTCCCCTTGTGGCTGCTGCCGGGACGCCGCCGCGGCGTGCTGGAAGAGGCGCTGGCGGGGGCGGAGATCGGCACCCTGTTCCGCGCCCGCGAGCGGCGCTTCGGTGGCGAACGCCTCTGGCTGGCGCAGCTCTCGCGCCACGAAGGCACCCTCGTCGTCGATGCGGGGGCGGCGAAGGCGCTGCGCGAACGGGGGCGCTCGCTGCTGACCGTCGGCGTGCGCGAGGTGCACGGCCGCTTCGCCGCGGGAAGCCCGGTGCGCGTCCTCGACCCCGAGGGGCGGCTGGTGGGCGTGGGCCTGTGCAACTTCGACCATCAGGACCTGCGACGTGCGGCCGGCCGGCCCTCGCGGGAGCTGGCCGCGCTGCTGGGGCGCGATGCCCCGGAGGAAGCGATTCACCGCGACCACTTCGTGCTCCTGGAAGACCGCTGA
- a CDS encoding CidA/LrgA family protein: MNALVGFAWLLVFYALGEGLARVLPGVPLSGSLWGMVLLYAALSAGVLDERRVEAAARPLLRGLGLYFVPVGVGVLAFENLLRAQAPAVAAALLLGTLITLLAAQGGTRWR, translated from the coding sequence GTGAACGCGCTGGTCGGCTTCGCCTGGCTCCTGGTCTTCTACGCCCTGGGCGAGGGGCTGGCGCGGGTGCTGCCCGGGGTGCCGCTTTCGGGCAGCCTTTGGGGGATGGTGCTGCTCTACGCCGCGCTGAGCGCGGGGGTCCTGGACGAACGCCGGGTCGAGGCGGCCGCACGGCCGCTGCTGCGCGGTCTCGGTCTCTACTTCGTGCCCGTGGGCGTGGGGGTGCTCGCCTTCGAAAACCTGCTGCGGGCGCAGGCGCCGGCGGTGGCGGCGGCGTTGTTGCTGGGCACCCTGATCACGCTGCTCGCGGCGCAGGGGGGTACCCGGTGGCGCTGA
- a CDS encoding type III pantothenate kinase encodes MLLAIDVGNTATILGLWDGKRLLERWRIATDPMRMESEYVALLRQLFDLSDLDAPDAAIVSSVVPPVEHEIELALARLFALRPLLVDAGSAGLTVDLANPAEVGADRLVNAVAALDYEDPRGRYVVVDFGTATTFDLVEAPNVYRGGAIAPGPRTAAEALSLRTAKLPRVDLAHPPARAVGRSTADALRSGLILGYASLVDGMVRRFLAEAGEARVIATGGFARTVERVCETLDVVDDDLTLKGLRIIWEKRA; translated from the coding sequence ATGCTCCTGGCCATCGACGTCGGCAACACCGCGACCATTCTGGGCTTGTGGGACGGGAAGCGGCTGCTCGAGCGCTGGAGGATAGCCACCGATCCGATGCGTATGGAAAGCGAGTACGTCGCGCTGCTGCGCCAGCTCTTCGACCTCTCCGACCTGGACGCCCCCGACGCCGCCATCGTTTCCAGCGTGGTGCCCCCGGTCGAGCACGAGATCGAACTCGCCCTGGCGCGGCTCTTCGCGCTCCGTCCGCTGCTCGTCGACGCCGGCAGCGCCGGCCTGACCGTCGACCTCGCAAACCCCGCCGAGGTGGGCGCGGACCGCCTGGTCAATGCCGTGGCCGCGCTGGACTACGAAGACCCCCGGGGCCGCTACGTCGTCGTCGACTTCGGGACGGCCACCACCTTCGACCTGGTCGAGGCGCCGAACGTCTACCGCGGCGGGGCCATCGCCCCCGGTCCCCGCACCGCCGCCGAGGCGCTGTCGCTGCGCACCGCCAAGCTGCCCAGGGTCGACCTCGCGCATCCGCCCGCGCGGGCCGTGGGGCGCTCGACTGCCGACGCCCTGCGGTCGGGGTTGATCCTCGGCTACGCCTCCCTCGTCGACGGCATGGTGCGGCGGTTCCTCGCCGAGGCGGGGGAGGCCCGGGTGATCGCCACCGGCGGGTTCGCCCGCACCGTCGAACGCGTCTGCGAGACCCTGGACGTGGTGGACGACGACCTCACCCTAAAGGGTCTCCGCATCATCTGGGAAAAACGCGCGTAG
- the uvrA gene encoding excinuclease ABC subunit UvrA — translation MDRIVIKGAREHNLKNISLELPRGKFIVITGVSGSGKSTLAFDTIYAEGQRRYVESLSSYARQFLGVMDKPDVEHIEGLSPAISIDQKTTSHNPRSTVGTVTEIHDYLRLLFARAGEAHCPVCGRKIERSSASEITDRLLEEPEGTKAILMAPLVRGRKGEYRKLFQQLLKEGYARVRLDGEIVRLEEAQARELNRYETHDIDLVVDRVTLTEEERGRIAESVELALLRGDGLLRVVFLREGGEEEQLFSEKFACPEHGAVLEELEPRIFSFNSPYGACEVCSGLGYSLEFDPELVVNPALSLAEGAIQPWAKGRGSQVSHMWDRARALAEHLGFDMKTPFKDLAPEHQQAVLYGLDEPFEVVFRRGGRETMRLEVTYEGVIPWLKRRYKEVESEGMRDWLEGYMSLNACAACGGTRYKPEVLAVKVAGLSIAEVSAMAVRDALAFFRELPEKLSEYQLQIARPILREVSARLGFLADVGLEYLSLDRAANTLSGGEAQRIRLATQVGSGLTGVLYVLDEPSIGLHPRDNQRLIGTLKKLRDLGNTLIVVEHDEETMHAADWMVDMGPGAGIHGGQVVAEGTPEQIAAHKGSLTGAYLRGEKHIPVPSERRKGAGKVLIVRGAREHNLKNLDVEIPLGRFVVIAGPSGSGKSTLMHDILYAALSRQIMRSKAIPGRHDRIEGVEHLDKVIEIDQSPIGRTPRSNPATYTGVFDEIRDMFAKSPEARKRGYAPGRFSFNVKGGRCEACRGDGTVKIEMLFLPDIYVPCEVCKGRRYNKETLEVKLRGKTIADVLDMTVEEALEFFQHHPGIKRKLQLMMDVGLGYMKLGQPSPTLSGGEAQRIKLATELGRKATGKTLYILDEPTTGLHFDDVKKLLEVLHRLVDKGNSVLVIEHNLDVIKTADWILDLGPEGGQRGGYLVAAGTPEEVARHPDSPTGAFLRRIPEIAERIGVAAD, via the coding sequence ATGGACCGAATCGTCATCAAGGGTGCGCGCGAGCACAACCTGAAAAACATTTCCCTGGAGCTGCCCCGCGGAAAATTCATCGTCATCACCGGCGTTTCGGGTTCCGGAAAAAGCACGCTGGCCTTCGACACCATCTACGCCGAAGGTCAGCGTCGCTACGTCGAAAGCCTCTCGTCCTACGCCCGCCAGTTCCTGGGCGTGATGGACAAGCCCGACGTGGAGCACATCGAGGGCCTCAGCCCGGCGATCTCCATCGATCAGAAAACGACCTCGCACAACCCGCGCTCCACCGTGGGCACGGTGACCGAGATCCACGACTACCTGCGCCTCCTCTTCGCCCGCGCCGGCGAGGCCCACTGCCCGGTCTGCGGCCGCAAGATCGAGCGCAGCTCGGCGAGCGAGATCACCGACCGCCTGCTCGAAGAGCCCGAGGGCACCAAGGCCATCCTGATGGCGCCGCTGGTGCGGGGGCGCAAGGGCGAGTACAGGAAGCTCTTCCAGCAGCTGCTCAAGGAGGGCTACGCCCGCGTCCGCCTCGACGGCGAGATCGTGCGCCTGGAAGAGGCGCAGGCGCGCGAGCTGAACCGTTACGAGACCCACGACATCGACCTGGTCGTCGACCGGGTCACCCTCACCGAAGAAGAGCGCGGCCGCATCGCCGAGTCGGTGGAGCTGGCGCTCTTGCGCGGCGACGGTCTGCTGCGCGTCGTCTTCCTGCGCGAGGGCGGCGAGGAGGAGCAGCTGTTCTCCGAGAAGTTCGCCTGCCCCGAGCACGGCGCGGTGCTCGAGGAGCTGGAACCGCGCATCTTCTCGTTCAACTCGCCCTACGGCGCCTGCGAGGTCTGCAGCGGCCTCGGCTACAGCCTCGAGTTCGACCCCGAGCTGGTCGTCAACCCCGCGCTCTCGCTCGCCGAAGGGGCGATCCAGCCCTGGGCCAAGGGGCGGGGCAGCCAGGTCAGCCACATGTGGGACCGGGCGCGGGCGCTGGCGGAGCACCTGGGCTTCGACATGAAGACGCCCTTCAAGGACCTCGCCCCCGAGCACCAGCAGGCCGTCCTCTACGGCCTCGACGAACCCTTTGAGGTCGTCTTTCGTCGCGGCGGGCGCGAGACGATGCGCCTCGAGGTGACCTATGAGGGCGTGATCCCCTGGCTCAAGCGCCGCTACAAGGAGGTGGAGTCGGAGGGGATGCGCGACTGGCTGGAGGGCTACATGAGCCTGAACGCCTGCGCCGCCTGCGGCGGAACCCGCTACAAACCCGAGGTGCTGGCCGTGAAGGTGGCGGGGCTTTCCATCGCCGAGGTCTCGGCCATGGCCGTGCGCGACGCCCTCGCCTTCTTCCGCGAACTGCCGGAGAAGCTGAGCGAGTACCAACTGCAGATCGCGCGGCCGATCCTACGCGAGGTCTCCGCGCGGCTCGGCTTCCTGGCCGACGTGGGGCTCGAGTACCTCTCCCTCGACCGCGCGGCCAACACCCTCTCGGGCGGCGAGGCCCAGCGGATCCGCCTGGCCACCCAGGTGGGCAGCGGCCTCACCGGCGTTCTCTACGTCCTCGACGAACCCTCGATCGGGCTGCACCCGCGCGACAACCAGCGCCTGATCGGCACCCTCAAGAAGCTGCGCGACCTGGGCAACACCCTGATCGTGGTGGAGCACGACGAGGAAACCATGCACGCCGCCGACTGGATGGTGGACATGGGACCCGGCGCCGGCATCCACGGCGGCCAGGTCGTGGCCGAGGGCACCCCCGAGCAGATCGCGGCCCACAAGGGGAGCCTCACCGGCGCCTACCTGAGGGGCGAAAAGCACATCCCTGTGCCCAGCGAGCGCCGTAAGGGCGCCGGCAAGGTGCTGATCGTCCGCGGCGCCCGCGAACACAACCTCAAGAACCTGGACGTGGAGATCCCCCTGGGGCGCTTCGTGGTCATCGCCGGTCCTTCGGGCTCGGGTAAAAGCACTCTGATGCACGACATCCTCTACGCCGCGCTCTCGCGCCAGATCATGCGCTCCAAGGCGATCCCCGGTCGGCACGACCGCATCGAGGGCGTCGAGCACCTGGACAAGGTGATCGAGATCGACCAGAGCCCCATCGGCCGCACCCCGCGCTCCAACCCCGCCACCTACACCGGGGTCTTCGACGAGATCCGCGACATGTTCGCCAAGAGCCCCGAGGCGCGCAAGCGCGGCTACGCGCCCGGACGCTTCAGCTTCAACGTCAAGGGGGGGCGCTGCGAGGCCTGCCGCGGCGACGGCACGGTCAAGATCGAGATGCTCTTCCTGCCCGACATCTACGTTCCCTGTGAGGTCTGCAAGGGCCGGCGCTACAACAAGGAGACGCTCGAGGTGAAGCTGCGCGGCAAGACGATCGCCGACGTGCTCGACATGACCGTGGAGGAGGCGCTGGAGTTCTTCCAGCACCACCCCGGCATCAAGCGCAAGCTGCAGCTGATGATGGACGTCGGCCTCGGCTACATGAAGCTGGGCCAGCCCTCCCCCACCCTCTCGGGCGGCGAGGCCCAGCGCATCAAGCTGGCCACCGAGCTGGGGCGCAAGGCCACCGGCAAGACGCTCTACATCCTCGACGAGCCCACCACCGGGCTACACTTCGACGACGTCAAGAAGCTGCTCGAGGTGCTGCACCGGCTGGTGGACAAGGGCAACAGCGTGCTGGTGATCGAGCATAACCTCGACGTCATCAAGACGGCCGACTGGATCCTGGACCTCGGTCCCGAGGGCGGCCAGCGCGGCGGCTACCTGGTGGCCGCGGGCACCCCCGAGGAGGTGGCCCGCCACCCGGACAGCCCCACCGGCGCCTTCCTGCGCCGCATCCCCGAGATCGCCGAGAGGATCGGGGTGGCGGCGGACTGA
- a CDS encoding glutamate-5-semialdehyde dehydrogenase produces the protein MSDVRETVLELARAARAAARNMQAVSGAAKERALLRLAELLDERRDEILEANAADLAAAEKAGLTGPKLGRLGLDERTLADLRKGLAQVAAMPDPVGEISEMRTLPNGLQVGRMRIPLGVIGFIYESRPGATVEAAGLSLKAGNAIVLRGGKEALRSNTLLVRLFQEALRENGLPPEAVQLVGVTDRAAVLEMLQLDELIDLIIPRGGEGLIRLVAEHARMPVLYHAKGVNHLYVDEDANLDMALRIAHNGKVQRPGVCNALEALLVHRAVAADFLPRLEARMVESGVELRAHENALPYLKNAKPASADDWGREFLDLILAVKVVEDLDEALEHIARYGSHHTEVIVTEHYARARRFLREVDASLVLTNASPRFNDGFQLGLGAEIGISTTKLHAYGPMGLRELTTTKFVAFGDGQVRG, from the coding sequence ATGAGCGACGTACGCGAAACCGTGCTCGAGCTCGCCCGAGCGGCCCGCGCGGCCGCCCGCAACATGCAGGCCGTCAGCGGCGCGGCCAAGGAGCGGGCGCTGTTGCGCCTGGCCGAGCTTTTGGACGAACGACGGGACGAGATCCTGGAGGCCAACGCCGCCGACCTCGCCGCGGCCGAGAAAGCGGGCCTCACCGGCCCCAAGCTGGGGCGGCTGGGCCTCGACGAGCGCACCCTGGCCGACCTCAGGAAGGGCCTGGCCCAGGTGGCCGCTATGCCCGACCCCGTCGGCGAGATCAGCGAGATGCGCACGCTGCCGAACGGCCTGCAGGTGGGCCGGATGCGCATCCCCCTGGGGGTCATCGGCTTCATCTACGAATCGCGCCCCGGCGCCACCGTGGAGGCGGCCGGGTTGAGCCTCAAGGCCGGCAACGCCATCGTTCTGCGGGGCGGCAAGGAGGCGCTGCGCTCCAACACCCTGCTCGTGCGCCTCTTTCAGGAAGCGCTGCGGGAGAACGGGCTGCCGCCCGAGGCCGTGCAGCTCGTAGGGGTCACGGACCGCGCGGCGGTGCTGGAGATGCTGCAGCTCGATGAGCTGATCGACCTGATCATTCCCCGGGGGGGCGAGGGCCTGATCCGGCTGGTCGCGGAACACGCGCGCATGCCGGTGCTCTACCACGCCAAGGGGGTGAACCACCTCTACGTGGACGAGGACGCCAACCTGGACATGGCCCTGCGCATCGCCCACAACGGCAAGGTGCAGCGCCCTGGCGTCTGCAACGCGCTGGAGGCGCTGCTGGTGCACCGGGCCGTGGCCGCCGACTTCCTGCCGCGGCTGGAGGCACGCATGGTCGAATCCGGGGTGGAGCTGCGCGCCCACGAAAACGCCCTTCCCTACCTGAAAAACGCCAAACCCGCGAGCGCGGACGACTGGGGGCGCGAGTTTCTGGACCTGATCCTCGCGGTCAAGGTGGTGGAGGATCTGGACGAAGCGCTCGAGCACATCGCCCGCTACGGGTCCCACCATACCGAGGTGATCGTCACCGAGCACTACGCCCGCGCCCGCCGCTTCCTGCGCGAAGTCGACGCCAGTCTGGTGCTTACGAACGCCAGCCCCCGCTTCAACGACGGATTCCAGCTGGGACTGGGGGCGGAGATCGGCATCTCGACCACCAAGCTGCACGCTTACGGGCCCATGGGGCTGCGCGAACTGACCACGACCAAGTTCGTGGCGTTCGGCGACGGGCAGGTGCGCGGCTAA
- a CDS encoding LrgB family protein produces MALIATVLVYLAAERVYRARPHPLLNPVGLAVLALIVGLKLSGYGLERYQNETLPLVWLLKPAVVALGWTAWRERGRLAGRLRPFLGGLFAGSLASLTLTPLLARALGAGPELQKALALKSVTSAVTVDLAPRLGVNAELAVPLIILAGILGAALGPWLLDRAGAADPLARGTALGTASHGIGTARAAEEGPLALAASGLAMAAAGLVTALLAPPVFFLLGLS; encoded by the coding sequence GTGGCGCTGATCGCGACCGTGCTCGTCTACCTCGCCGCCGAGCGTGTCTACCGCGCCCGCCCGCACCCGCTGCTGAACCCGGTGGGGCTTGCGGTGCTGGCGCTGATCGTGGGGCTCAAGCTTAGCGGGTACGGGCTCGAACGCTACCAAAACGAAACCCTGCCGCTCGTCTGGCTGCTCAAACCCGCCGTGGTCGCGCTGGGCTGGACGGCCTGGCGCGAGCGCGGCCGCCTCGCGGGCCGGCTGCGCCCCTTTCTGGGCGGCCTCTTCGCGGGCAGCCTGGCCAGCCTGACGCTCACCCCGCTGCTGGCACGGGCGCTGGGGGCGGGCCCCGAACTGCAAAAGGCGCTGGCGCTCAAGTCGGTCACCTCGGCGGTCACCGTCGACCTGGCGCCGCGCCTGGGGGTGAACGCCGAGCTGGCCGTACCGCTGATCATCCTCGCGGGCATCCTGGGCGCGGCCCTCGGCCCCTGGCTGCTGGACCGCGCCGGGGCGGCCGACCCGCTCGCCCGCGGTACCGCGCTGGGCACCGCGAGCCACGGCATCGGCACCGCCCGCGCCGCCGAAGAAGGGCCGCTGGCGCTGGCCGCCTCCGGGCTCGCCATGGCCGCGGCGGGGTTGGTGACGGCGCTGCTCGCGCCGCCGGTGTTTTTCTTGCTGGGCTTGAGTTGA
- a CDS encoding DNA repair protein RecN — MLERLEVKNLATLPEAVLEPGPGLTVLTGETGTGKSILVGALGLLLGAKADPGLIRPGAEALLVTAWVDGRPYSRRVTPARSVPRVDGEVVTLAELQQALEPRLTLHTQHAALALTRKSRHRATLDRLVDAEVREAYEAAYRRWSALEEELARLEARVAERERRLDVLRFQLNEIEQAAPQAGELEALEAEARRLGHTDELMRHLGALLDLLAESEENALDRLRTAGRELGQAARLTPELEPLAADLEAAEAALAAVVREAEAYAANLEADPERLEAVQRRIAELQRLERKYGGDLAAVLAFADELRREIAELEGAEDRLEALRAQRQAAGERLEAAAAALSEARERAAAELGPRVEAELRALGMPRARFSARVDRLPRPQPHGADEVRFLFAASPDLEAAPVEKAASGGELSRIMLALALHTGTDAPTVIFDEVDVGIGGEVAVAVAERLARLAGERQVIVVTHLAQIAAAAGVHYRVVREGTSARLERLEGEARVRELARMLSGSYSETALEHARELLEP, encoded by the coding sequence ATGCTCGAACGCCTGGAGGTCAAGAACCTCGCCACCCTGCCCGAGGCCGTGCTCGAGCCCGGCCCCGGCCTGACGGTGCTGACCGGCGAGACCGGGACCGGGAAGTCGATCCTCGTAGGGGCGCTGGGGCTGCTGCTGGGAGCCAAGGCCGACCCCGGCCTGATCCGCCCCGGCGCCGAGGCCCTGCTCGTCACCGCCTGGGTGGACGGGCGGCCCTACAGCCGCCGCGTCACCCCTGCGCGCAGCGTGCCCCGCGTCGACGGCGAGGTGGTCACGCTGGCCGAGCTGCAGCAGGCGCTCGAGCCCCGGCTGACCCTCCACACCCAGCACGCCGCGCTGGCCCTCACGCGCAAGAGCCGCCACCGGGCGACCCTCGACCGCCTGGTGGACGCCGAGGTGCGGGAGGCTTACGAAGCCGCCTACCGGCGCTGGAGCGCGCTCGAGGAAGAGCTGGCGCGGCTCGAGGCCCGGGTGGCCGAGCGCGAACGCCGCCTCGACGTGCTGCGCTTCCAGCTGAACGAGATCGAACAGGCCGCCCCGCAAGCGGGCGAGCTCGAGGCCCTCGAGGCCGAGGCCCGGCGCCTGGGCCACACCGACGAGCTGATGCGGCACCTGGGCGCGCTGCTCGACCTGCTCGCCGAGTCGGAGGAAAACGCCCTCGACCGCCTGCGCACCGCCGGCCGGGAGCTGGGGCAGGCGGCGCGGCTGACGCCGGAGCTGGAGCCGCTGGCCGCCGATCTGGAGGCGGCCGAGGCGGCGCTGGCGGCCGTGGTGCGCGAAGCCGAGGCCTACGCGGCCAACCTGGAGGCCGACCCCGAGCGGCTCGAGGCGGTGCAGCGGCGCATCGCCGAGCTGCAGCGGCTCGAGCGCAAGTACGGCGGCGACCTGGCGGCGGTGCTCGCCTTCGCGGACGAGCTGCGCCGCGAGATCGCCGAGCTCGAGGGTGCCGAAGACCGTCTGGAGGCGCTGCGTGCCCAGCGGCAGGCGGCGGGCGAGCGGCTGGAGGCGGCCGCGGCGGCGCTCTCCGAAGCCCGCGAGCGGGCCGCCGCAGAGCTGGGCCCGCGGGTGGAGGCGGAGCTCAGGGCCCTGGGGATGCCGCGCGCCCGCTTCAGCGCCCGGGTGGACCGCCTGCCCCGACCCCAGCCCCACGGCGCCGACGAGGTGCGCTTCCTCTTCGCCGCGAGCCCCGACCTGGAAGCGGCCCCGGTGGAAAAGGCGGCGAGCGGCGGCGAGCTGAGCCGCATCATGCTGGCCCTGGCGCTGCACACCGGCACCGACGCCCCCACGGTGATCTTTGACGAGGTGGACGTGGGCATCGGCGGCGAGGTGGCCGTGGCCGTGGCCGAGCGGCTGGCGCGGCTGGCCGGTGAGCGGCAGGTGATCGTGGTCACCCACCTGGCGCAGATCGCCGCGGCCGCCGGCGTGCACTACCGGGTCGTGCGCGAGGGCACCTCCGCCCGCCTCGAGCGCCTCGAGGGCGAGGCGCGGGTGCGCGAGCTGGCGCGCATGCTCTCGGGCTCGTACAGCGAAACGGCGCTCGAGCACGCCCGCGAACTCCTGGAACCGTGA